A single region of the Aptenodytes patagonicus chromosome 7, bAptPat1.pri.cur, whole genome shotgun sequence genome encodes:
- the ASCL3 gene encoding achaete-scute homolog 3, protein MQNLMDGKSYRNLMDKLSICTETQRIQLARPFSADPVVAFHVYPETPNQVTCSEDLSFLPFMSEHLIAENFYSEPCTFPYQMPHSNYRRSEYSYGPAFIRKRNERERQRVKCVNEGYAKLRHHLPKEYLEKRLSKVETLRAAIKYISYLQSVLYSDSVVAEKNVIEPSQAPKAINKQSQFLKTI, encoded by the coding sequence ATGCAGAACCTGATGGATGGCAAAAGCTACCGTAACCTCATGGACAAGTTGTCCATCTGTACTGAGACTCAGCGCATACAGCTGGCTAGGCCTTTCAGTGCCGACCCAGTGGTCGCCTTTCACGTGTACCCAGAAACACCAAACCAGGTCACTTGCTCTGAAGATTTGTCATTCCTTCCTTTCATGTCTGAGCATCTCATCGCGGAGAACTTCTACAGTGAGCCCTGCACCTTTCCCTACCAAATGCCCCACTCCAATTACCGCAGAAGTGAGTACTCCTATGGGCCAGCTTTCATCAGAAAGAGgaatgagagagaaagacagagggTTAAATGTGTCAATGAAGGCTATGCTAAACTGAGGCATCACCTACCTAAGGAATACTTGGAGAAACGGCTCAGCAAAGTAGAGACGCTCCGTGCTGCAATAAAATACATCAGCTACCTACAGTCTGTTCTGTACAGTGATTCTGTGGtggcagaaaaaaatgtcatagAGCCAAGCCAAGCACCTAAAGCAATTAACAAACAAAGCCAGTTTTTGAAGACGATCTaa